The region GGTCTAGTGGTCTATGGTTCCAGCTACTTTGGAGAAGGCCCAGTTGAGGTCTACCTGATTTACAaaattcaaaggcagcctggacaGTTAGGCTGGGTCAGGTAAGACCTGATGCTGACCTGAGTCTGACCCCAGAGCCCATTAAACGCCGATGGAGAGAGCTGAGCCCTCAAGCAGGCCTGGGGTAGAGTtcagtggcagaatgcttgcccagtgtgcagtaggttcaatcccagtactagaagacaaacaaacagagcaCTGCACATTCTGGACCTACACTAGTTTAGGAGGAACCAACACAAGCCAGCTGCAGGACAACGGCATCCACCCCCTGCCACAGGGCCAGACCTCAGATTAGATTCAGGTCTGAGCAAATATTTGCCTCACAACCTTAGAGGCCAAAGTCCTTTCTGGAAATCTCCAAGTTTCCCTTGCCCTTATACCTGGAAGATGACCGTCTCCAGCCCATGAGCTGGCAGCATGGGGCCACCAAGGACAATTTATAAAGTGCAGTGTCACCAGCTCTCTAGGGTGAGATAACAATAAATGCCAAAATGGGTATGTTCAGGGCATCCTCTTCATACTGAGGACAGCTGATGCTTACAGTTCCAGCTCTGGAGAGACAGTTCTCAGACAGTAAGTTCCAGTCCCTTACTCTTTGATCTTTGGGATAGACAGTGACTTGAAGCCTTCTAACCTTCAGAAAGGGATCTAGCTGATGGGCCCAGAAACCAGCTTCAGCCAGCTGGGCAGAGTAGACAAGTTTTTAATCAAAGCACTCGGGTAAGTGGGCCCCTAAGTTGAGTaggaagctagcctggtctacatagagtttcaggacagagCTACATAGATCATCTCaaaagtgaaaaagtaaaataaataaaaatcaaaggtcattgagaggtggctcagtggttaagagcactgactgctcttccagaggtcctgagttgaattcccagaaaccagatggtggctcacaaccatctgtaatgggatctggtgccctcttctggccttcagtcaTATATGCAGGTAGAATGCTGTATAcagaataaatctttataaaaaagtaAACTCTTCTGCCTCCATGCTCAGACCTAGAAGCAAAGCCCAAGCATATGCCTGGTGCTAGACACTACAGTCTCTCGTCCACAAGCTCAGTTGGGCAAGGACATCAGGCAAAATTAAAGGCATCGTGGATGAGAGTGCAGCTCAGACAAGAAAGCTTGCACGACGGTTTCATCTCCAGCAACTGCAAGATCTGACAGCTCTGGCTATGAAGTTTGCGAGCCCTGAGAGCAAGGAAGAGAGCAGTGATGGCTTCTGGAAGCTGGCAACCAAATTATGTTCACAAGCTGAGGGGACCTTCTAGTCAATGACACACACTTGGATTCTGTGGCGGGCGGAAGATACAAAGCCAAATGACAGGACTTCAGAGCATGCTAGATCCTAAGGGCTGGGCCAGACTTAGATGGTTCTAGGGCCTCTTGACACTGTAGGAAGGATGGACTGCTACCTTCACAACAGACTCAAGGTCACCCCACACCCACTGTGGACACCTGACCTGTTTCCCTCTAACAAAATAAAAGTGCATCTTACCAAACGTCATAGGCAAGTATAAAAGCACGTTTTCCCCCCAAGAGCGCTGAATATACAACATGGAGGTTTTTGCGTCACTCGCAGTTGAGGATAGTTAGGCCCTGCTCACACCTTGCCCACGACCCTGTTGCAGAATGGGCATCACAGTCTCAGGCCACTGCTTGCAACAGGCCTGCCACAGAGGATGGCTAGGTCATGGAGAGCCCAGGCGTGGCACACAGTAGAGAAGTGCCTGGCGATCTGCCAGTCCCAGAAGGCAGGCTTGGGTCCCTAAGGTTTGATTTAAGCCTTGGCCAACAAGCAATCCAAAGTAAGCAAAGACCTGGTTCCTCGGCCTTCTAAAGTCAGCCCAGGCTTCCTGGGAAGTCTCAGGAGGAACCCAAGGCCAGGAGCActgaagaggaggaaggcagTGCCTTCAAAAGTCcgtggctggggttggggatttagctcagtggtagagcacttgcctagcaagcgcaaggccctgggttcggtccccagctccgggaaaaaaaaaaaaaaaaaaagtccgcgGCTGCAGTGCTCGCTGCGGGGCTGATAATCCACTTCCGCTAGGAAGGTTAACTCTCCCTGGGGCAACTCCAGAGTTAGCTGGGCAGAGTAAACGCAAAAACACTACACAAgggtacctttaatcccacctagggctacacagagaagcccagtctcaaacaaaacaaacacctcgTCATGTTAAAAGGTAAAACCCTCTTTTTATTATATACAGAACACATTGAAATAGAGCATCTCCTCTGAACACAAGACAGCAGGCCCTGGCTTTCTGTAAGCTCCCAAAAGAACATGAATCATGGCCTCGAAAGAGAGTTCCTTCTcaaggtggtggtgcatgcctttaatcccagcacctgggaggcaagaGGCTGGTgggtatctgtgagttcaaggccaacctggtctacagagagcgTTCTAGGACAGATAAGGCTATAAGAGAGAtgatctcaaaaaacaaaacagagttccTTCTCCAGAAGGAATGGGGAAtgcaggggaggaggcagagacagtgtaCATGTAAAACCTGATTCCAGAGGACTTTCCCAGCATCATCTGAAACTATACATCCCTTGCCTTACAGCCGGGGGTTGGTTTCTTTGGTCCAGTAGACCTAGGACTGGGGTGTGCACCACTCAGTCTACCTCCATCTTCTTATTCTGCAGAGAATCCATGAAGACTTGCCACTCCGTTGGGTAAAAGCGCTTATAGACATTGATCTTATTCCGGATCTGTTTTGGGGTGTCTTGATAGTAATTCTTCTCATCCCGGGCCATGGCCTATAAAGGAAGGACAGCAGGTGGAGGGCTAAACAGGCAGAAGTTCAAATCCTAGCTTTGCCTGAATTGAGTATGCCACTTCCAATCTATCCCCGGGGTCCAGCTTTCTCACCTCAAAATCCAGCAGAGGACTGGAGGGTATGTTCAATGGTTAAAAGAACCGGCCGCTCTTAGAGAGAACCCAGAacagttcatagcagcctatAACTCCCATCCtaagggatccaataccctctgtTGACCCGCACAGGTTCTAggcacacatgtagcacacacacacatacacacaggcaaaacacaaacataagAACATCTTTAAACAATGGGattccttcctagactttttcttctctttttctactcagctgcagaccaggctgaGACAGTCCAGTGTGTTTTCCCCACAAGCCCAAGTGTTCTTCCTGGCAGGTGGAACTCACCTTATAGTCCTCCCCGTGATTCTCCACCATGTAATGAACATAATCGATGAGGTCCCGAGACAAggtatttcctttcttctctgggaggctggcttctgcctccaggtctgggggaaaggaaaccaggaaatgggataaggCTTTTGCTGCCCAAACACCTATCCGTCCAATGACACAAAGTTGTACAGGAGCACTTTCCCAAATTCAAAGCCAGAACTCACGTTTTCAGGCCCTAGAACCCCAAAGTCTGCCTCCCACCCATCAGCATGGCAACTCCTGAAAACCAGTTCTCCAGTtgtgatttaaaatgaaaagcgCTAAGCTTACCAATTTTAACTAGCGCCAGGCCCAGGGGCAGCAAGATGGAAAGTTGGATTCCTGTTCAACTCCACTACCAACAGAAAGTACTAAGCCAGCATTTGAAGTGGGAGGGGTCTGAATTGCTCAACACCAGAGCTACGGGGTTAGACCCAGGTACAGCACTGTTATGTGTGAAGGGAGAATCCGGACCGTGTTGCCAATGACTGTTATACTTGTAAAACAAGTAGGAAGTACCAGCACTTACGAGGCTAAAGCAAGACAATCAAGTCCACGGTTAGCCTCAGCTACATTACAAGACATCGTTCAAACAAAACCCAcgagtaaaagaaaaagaaacgccAGACAGAATTCCGGTACAGCTCAATAGCAGAGCATGCTTTCCCAGCCTGAACAGGACCCTGATTTCAGTCTCCAGGGCAGCAAGAAGAAAAGCTACGCAAAAATGGGCAAAATACAGAAACGACATGGTCAAATCTGATCTAAGTGTGAGGaactaaaatagaaattttgACTGTAAGAATACAGTCCAAATCATCTTTGGCCTGGTGGTTAGACAGTCTCAGCTTTGCAAAACCAAAGTTCAGGGGTTGCATTATTCAGCCATATGAATATATGTACCCACACAATTGTACTTTAtttttcaagacggggtttctcgatgtagccctgactatccttgCTTGACcttgttctgtagatcaggctggcctcaactcagagatctgcctgcttctgtgtcccgagtactgggattaaaggcatgtgccaccactgcccagtcaGAACCGTACATTTCAAAAGGGCCAAGAAGGTAAATTTTATGTAATTCTATTAGCTAgaatttaaatcttaaaaattcttGCAGGTCATGGTGCTTgtgccttttaatcccagaattgaAGAGACAAAGGTagttggatctttgtgagttcaaggacagccagggcaacacagctatgtctagaaaaaaaaaaccaaactaaaccaaacaagcaaacaaaaccaaacataattATCTTACTACCTTAAATATATGTGGCTTTGTATATATACAGAAGAGTGCAGGGATTCTTTTCTCCCCACATGTACTACTGAAAATTCTAATGTGAATCAGCCAAATACAGGAGTCAAATACTTTCATGTCAAGCATCTGTCTATTCAAATCAGGAGATGTGAAAAAAATACAATCACCTGATTGGAGGTGTGGCTAAAAGGCTGAGGGTACACTTAGCATTCAAGaggcccagggttcaattcccaacacacagATAAGAAAATAACAACCAACCTacaacagggaggggaagggtaggtaagatttcaaaaatattctctcttctctgcagGGCAGAGAATCTCCATAGcagaacacacagagaataaatgtATCACTGGACAGACTACATGACGGGACAAGCTCTTACATCATGGGAaactgggaacaaaactcagCAGGTCGTTAAAGGGCTTTAGATCTCGCAGGTCGTTAAAGGGCTTTAGATCTCATCAATATTAGCTGGGAAACACCTCGGCTATGACACACTACTACCTGTGAGCCCCGGAccactttgtctctctctctgaatcttgGTCTCTGGCTGTAAATTGAAGAGATTGAGTGCCCTTCCTAGCTGTGAGAAGAACACAGCCCACACTCACCATTAACCACATAGGGCTTCCGAACAAGATCCTTGGGTCTCTCCTCCGGGTCTACCTCCATGGCCTTTACCTGTAAGGAAAAAGGTTTGAGACCAATAGACAGGCACCTTTGATCAGAGTTTGACCAGGGCTAAGGAAGGACATTGCCCATCCAAACGCAAGTATGCTTAGTATCAGAAAAATCCCTGCCCAAGATCAAGCAGAACTAGGTCACACCACACACAGTATGTTCATGCCCACATTTATATCACACCACACATGGTACACTCATGCCCACACTCATATCACGGCATGTTCATGCCCACACTCATATATCACACCACACAGGGTATGTTCATGCCCACGCTCACATATCACACCACATACGATATGTTCATGCCATAGTCATATCATACCCACACATGGTAAGCTCATGCTCACCTCTAGCTCACACCcacaatattatttttaacaaGCAATTCCTCTTTCTGCAACTACCCATGCCTCCCTTACCCTGCTGTGTAGTAACACAGCAAAAACATGAAGAGTGCTTTATAGGTTACAGGGAGCAAAGTCAGATATCTTCTTCCAGGGGAGGGCTTACCTGACAGTGCTTAGTTATAGTTTTACATTACGATTGCTTAAAAAACTCTTGGGCCATTTTTCTCTGGCATGAGGAATAGGGAGAAACTTGCCTGAGGTCAATGGAACAAATTCACTCAGTGAGCCCATTCATTAGGTTAACTAGGATCTTACCAATCCTGGGAGTTTAGTGGAGAACAAAACACAAGATCCCATTAAGGGACTAAGAGGCACATTCAATATACAGATGTGGAAATAAATAATACATCATCGTGTAGTTAAAATTACTATTCATTAAAATAATGCAGGAACGAGGCTGTGGTTGAAGTCGGTGCTATTTTTGAAAGCTTCAAGGGGTGGTCCAGAACGATTTGTTGGGAAGTAACAGGATGTCTGGGGTGACGGATAGAGGCACTATAGAAAACAGAAACCTCAAGCTGAGGAGTCAAAGATAGAAAAAGATACATTCTAGAAAATATCACTGAGATGCCAAACAGGCCCGAGAAGAAATGGTTTAAGTCGAGGAGGGagtgtgaatgaatgaaggagGTCGTTAAAGGTTTTGACAGAATTCGTGTAAGCAAGGTGACTTTATCACAAATATGggaaagaggggtgtgtgtgtgtgtgtgtgtgtgtgtgtgtgtgtgatcaaatTCTGAAACTCTGCTCAGTGAAGGAAGATCAGgtggggaaggaaatggagagaaatgagGAAAGTATCTGGACCTGCTTCATCAAGTACCTTCCTCTTACGGAGGGGAACCGCTTTGTTGGGGTCCATGGCCAACCCCATCTCCGCCAGGTTCTGCCGCACGGATTTGGTGTGGTCCCAGGCATGTGGGAGCTAatgccaaagagagagagagagagagagattctatcACATCGCCATCGATCCCAGCCGAAGCCCCCGCCTCCGAACTGGCCCCTCACCACTCGATCCGTGGCGCTGCCTTCCGACGAGCATTCCGGTTCAGACGCTTTCGGTTGACGTTGTAACCGAACTTCTGCCTCCGAGTCTTTCCCTTAGCCTTGGGCATCGCGCAAACTGCCGCACCAGCAGCTCAAACTCAGAAACACGCTCTCAGAGCCGCGTGTTAATAGTCTCGGTCCCTGCAGCTCGCGCAGGGATTcttgggaaatgtagttttattATTAGCGCCTCCACGTTCACTTAATACAGTTCCCAGAGAGCAACGGGCAATGGCGCCTGCGTATTACGCTTAGCAGGCTATTTCCCCGCCCCGTGGTGACCTCATCAGAAGGCGGGGTCCCGGGTCCGGATTTTTGTCCTACCTTGTTTTGTGCGGGTCGGTATGGCGGCTCCGGGTCCTGTGAGTCCAGAGGCGCCTTTTGATCCGTCCAAGGCCCCAGTTATCGAGGGCTTCAGCCCCACGGTCTACACCAATCCAGAGGGCTTCAAGGAAAAGTTTATTCGCAAGACCCGTGAGAACCCAATGGTGCCTATAGGTAAGTGTGTGCTGTAGGAACTGAAGACCGAGAGGACAGCTGTTTCGTAGGGGAACGAAATAGGGGAGGACCGAGTAAATCTGGGGTGTGGGAAGGGGAGCGGACCAGAGGTGTGACGAAAGGACGGTGCAGGGATGAGCGAAACGAATCGAAAGGCGTTGCGGGGTTTGGGACTAGATGTAGCGGACTCTAGAACAACCCACTCCCGCCCTCCTGTTGTGGTTCCGGGAAAGTCGGGAAGGCTACATCGCCAAGGGACCTGTAGGACCCAACCAGTTGCCTCCTGTGTTTGTTGCCTTCTCCCTAGGCTGTCTGGGTACGGCGGCTGCCCTCACGTATGGCCTTTACTGCTTCCACCGCGGCCAGAGCCACCGATCCCAACTAATGATGCGCACCCGGATCGCTGCCCAGGGTTTCACGGTCGTAGCCATCTTGTTGGGGTTAGCAGCATCCACTATGAAGTCTCGATCCTGAGTGTATGGCTGGGTCTTGAAAGCTCCATGGAAATCATTACAAAACCCAGGAGTAACAAACAGCCCTGTCAGACTTGCTGCCTCGTTTCTGACAGGACCTTATTGTCGTTTGGGTGAGGAAGTGACCGGTTTTGTGACTGATTTGCGCCTCCACCCCCGCCCCTCGAAATCCCAGATCCCTTTCTGTTGGGTTGCATGCTTCTATTTTTTGATGCATCCCCTTAATTACTTAATAAAACCTTATTACACTTGTATGTGATAAATTTCTCCTTAATCTCATTCTTATGATCAGAACCATGACTTCTCGTCTACGTTGTTTAGGAAGGAACAGACTGTTGGTAGGATTGGTCTTTAAAAATCAGCTAGGCCCGATAGTGCATGTCCTTCAACTATTCTGAAGGCTAAGGGAGAAGAATCTTGCCTGTGCATGACTTTAAGAGTCCAAGATCACTCCGTAGGGTAACTTAGACtgtatatcatttaaaatgacCTGAGGGTACAGCTCAGCGGTACAGGACCTGGTGGGAATATAGAGCCATCCAAACTTTCCTTGTAACTGTCAAGTTGCTTGGGGCACTAGTTAAAAGTAGAGATTCCCAAATGCTCATTTCTTGGGATTCTGGTTCAGTGAACTGTCGGATGTAAATTTGCCAGCAATTTCCAAGTTTCTGTAGCCTTTAGGTGAGGCCTGTCATAGTCCTGTCGTGAGTCAGGATGTTCCAGCCCACACCACCACCATTCATTGTGTACTTCTCTTACTCCAGTTCAGCCTTCTAGGAGGCCCTCAGCTCTGCCGATCTATATACCACTCCAGCTTTTGACACAAAAGCCTCAAAGGCAATTGTGATCTGTGGTCAACTGTGTTGCTTGAGGAACTGACTCCTCCCGTGGGTCACCCTGCCCCTCTGAACACTTCCTGAAGGAAATAAAGATAGATTTCGTGTGCCCTCCTGACATGTTATAGATCTGAGTGGAAGGTCTGTGACTAGAGACAGGTGTTTGTATCTCTATCATGATCTTAACTGTGAGGCATATTGCCAGCGTGGGACGCTGAAGCCCACAGAATGCAAGAACAGGGCATAAAGAGCTGAAGATGGTGCCGTACCTAAAGGTAATGTCCACTGCTAGTGTTATGATGCCCACCGCCTAAAATACACTTAAGAGTTGaattccgggctggagagatggctcagcggttaagagcactgattgctctaccagaggtcctgagttcaattcccagcaaccacatggtggctcacgaccatctgtaattggatcggatgccctctcctggtgtgtctgaagacagctacagtgtactcacatacataaataaatcttaaaaaatatatattaaaaaaaaaaaaaagagttgaattccaactcagttctttaGGCCTTATTTGGCAATAGGGATTTTATAGCCATGACCATCAATACAGTCTTTAAGGTGGGCTTTAATCCAGTAAGattggaatcttttttttaatttatgagtgTGCGCACTCTCACGAGCTTGTGCTCCACCCCCCGCCCCGCCTCGCCCCCACATAcacctgccagaagagggcatcagatcccattacagatggttttaagccaccatgtggttgctgggaattgaactcaggacctctggagcagccagtgctcttaaccactgagccatctctccagcccctcatatattt is a window of Rattus rattus isolate New Zealand chromosome 14, Rrattus_CSIRO_v1, whole genome shotgun sequence DNA encoding:
- the Higd2a gene encoding HIG1 domain family member 2A, mitochondrial: MAAPGPVSPEAPFDPSKAPVIEGFSPTVYTNPEGFKEKFIRKTRENPMVPIGCLGTAAALTYGLYCFHRGQSHRSQLMMRTRIAAQGFTVVAILLGLAASTMKSRS
- the Nop16 gene encoding LOW QUALITY PROTEIN: nucleolar protein 16 (The sequence of the model RefSeq protein was modified relative to this genomic sequence to represent the inferred CDS: substituted 1 base at 1 genomic stop codon) encodes the protein MPKAKGKTRRQKFGYNVNRKRLNRNARRKAAPRIEWXGLPHAWDHTKSVRQNLAEMGLAMDPNKAVPLRKRKVKAMEVDPEERPKDLVRKPYVVNDLEAEASLPEKKGNTLSRDLIDYVHYMVENHGEDYKAMARDEKNYYQDTPKQIRNKINVYKRFYPTEWQVFMDSLQNKKMEVD